The DNA sequence aatgattttaaaatttctttaggacatttttttcctaaaaacTTAACACTTATGTGAAGAATTGTCATAAAGTATAATTCATTTTCCATTTTAAAGCAGAAAATAAGGAAGAAAATGTGCCAAGCACCCCAAGAAGAGCCACCAGACATAGAAATACACCAAAAAGATACAGCGAATTTTTCGCGAAATCCCCGGTAAAACGACAAACTGTTAATGATATAATAAGCTCAGATGAAGAATTTCAGGTTGAAACTCCCATACAGAAATCTAAaggtttgtaaataattttctttcattaaattaaaatacttctcttatattaggtactagatttccgcccgcggcttcgcccgcgtttgcaaaggaaagcccgcattgttcccgttcccgtgggatttccgggataaaaactatcctatgtgttaatccaagttaccctctatatgtgtgctaaatttcattgtaatcggttcagtagtttttacgtgaaagagtaacaaacatccatacatccatacaaactttcgcatttataatattagtaggttaagcacaatatatttaaatcactGAAAGGTCATGTAATATGAATAGCAACTGCACAATTTCtctttttaaataggtaattatattaatgttcataatattttaatggtactcattaattatacaatgaaaataagtgtataattaactataataaaataagtgtaTAACCATTAATAAATCTTTTTCAGCTCTATTTGGTAGTGATGATGTAGAGGGTCAAGACatgtataaatttcaatcCCGATATTCAAGACTTGGTCTCCAAAACAAGGTCAAAGCAGCTATTGGAAATTCTCCTTCAATAAGCAGTCCTATGAAAACTCCAAGAAAAAGCATTAACATGAATAAAGTTGAAGCTACACCTAAGCAAGTTGTCAGCTTGTTCaagaaaagtaaataataattaaaatttaataatgaaataagcATTTCAATAATGTTGAcatatttatctgtattttacTATTTGGATATCTAATTGaatctttaatttaataatttcagctgaggaaattgataactattaattactatgcaataaaaacctatattatagtaattattaattacttattccTTTTGGttaaatcatattaataactcagcccccggaatcacagacacaatagaaaatctattgtgtcgtggtccgatcgggccgctcggggctcaatgggttaaaatgAAAGTGTGTGAActatattttgtgttattttaaacatctgacaaataaatgttcaaaactatattagaaattattcaaattaccattatcattaattaattaactaccaaatattttaaaatgttgattCTGAATTTCCAGGAATAATCCAAGAAGTAGATTCAGACAGTGGTGACAGTGATTTCTCCGGCAGTAGCAGTGATTTTGTTCCTGATAAAAGTGATGAAGAGGcaagtattataaaacaaagttttccctTGTGCCTGTCTGCTTGTGTGTACATGAAAAGCTCAAAAAATACTGCAACAGTTTTTGTACCGGTTGCATTCGGATACATTGTTAATTGAGTAAtcttttagtttatattttgtgggtGGAAAGCTATTATGTAATACATTCTATAGGCAATACATATAGCATTTATATaagtaactagctttccgcccgcggcttcgcccgcgttttcaaagaaaaacccgatcccgtaggatttccggaataaaacctatcctatgtcctttctcggatataaaattatctctataccaaatttcatgcaaattggttcactagttaaggcgtgattgagtaacagatagaCATACTTactactttcgcatttataatattaataaggattaatatacaaattaagcaattaaacatatttagcCTTTATGCTCAGATAAAGAGTGGGTGGACAGATTTTAAGGCACAgtacttaaattttattagctTTTATTTGACGTGGctttaaatatgttatataatcTTGCAAGCTAAAATCCCAATGTCTGATTAGCtacaatataacaaaaacagCTTTTGGCAAATAGATTTGACTGAGTGAACCAAATTTGTGGCCAGTTTTTTGCAGCAGTTTTTCATCATACAAATTTCCACACtctattcattcatttccttcTTTTTGTGATCATAAAAAGCCCCCATCTatttttgcatgaaatttcaaatattggtaagaaataataaaggtCCAAGTCAAGATAAAACAGCAatcaatttttgaatattttaagaaattattgTACTGCTGCTTAATTtaagtttcaatatttttgaactgatttctatattatacattatacattacttttttatttaaccgtatatttttatactttccAGAGTGAAGCTTCATCAAACTCCGAGTCCGAGGCTGAAGAACAACCGCAACAAATATCTAAACCTGTTAGAAACAGAGGCAACAGGATGAAACAAAAAGATTCAGAATATATTGTAACACCAGATAATTATTTCATGATGCATTCTAGTAAAaaggtaaattattatcttccTTCTAAATAAGTTCCAAAACTACTAGACAGACTCATTTTctaaaacattatttctacttataggctattttttacttatatcaCAAATAAACTCTAGCGGAACTGGGATAAATACTGGGATGATTTCATACAGGAcattataaaagtttataaaatacttttataatgtCCTGTATGACACCTAGTGAATAACACCTATATGAAATTGTAATAACATTCtgttttaatcaataaatcataaatagtATTTCTTGTATTTCAGATAACCACATCAGACCACACTTTATCAAGGTTAAAGAATATGAATTTGAATGATAACATTAAGGATATAGATGTGCACATATCAGAACAACATCAAACTTGTATAAAAGACTTGATGAAGAGCTACGACTATTTATTCGATAGATGGCTGTATGTACTCAGTGAAAATTTCAACATTATTCTCTATGGAATAGGATCAAAACGTTCCATactacacaaatttcaacaaGAGAAACTACATAGCACTCcttgtattgtaataaatgGATTTTTCCCAAGTCTTACCATCAAAAATGTTCTAGAAGCCATAGTCGTTGATCTTTTAGGCAATACTCATGTTCCTTCTAATACTAGTGACGTCATACAAATAATTGATAGCCAATTAAGTGAAAATGAgactgatttatttttaattatacataatattgatgGAACAATGTTGCGGAATAGCAAGGCTCAATCGGTTCTAGCTGGAATCTCACAATTGAAAAATGTGCATACAATAGCAACTATAGATCATATAAATGCTCCTTtgtgtaagtatattattataaactagcttaccgcccgcggcttcgcccgctttgtctaaaacctaataaattgtatactaaaaccttcctcttgaatcactctatctattaaaaaaaaaccgcatctaaatccgttgcgtagttttaaagatttaagcacacaaagggacatagggacagagaaagcgactttgttttatactatgtagtgatactgTTATTGTTATACAAGCTCTATAAATTtcggttttaaaataaaaatttaccaCTTATTCTAAGGACTACTGAACATTGAGGGAAGGATGAGAGTTGTACAGTTtgattcaaacttaatggcggTTCGGAAGTTAGGTGCAGGTGCGAGTGCGGGTGCGCACAAAGGGACGTGCGGGTGCGAACGTCCATGAAAACTTGAATGccatctattataaaaaaaatgtgtgcgtgtactagtgtacagtgtacacacgtaagaagtgaaacttctttatgaccttagttttcaaaaaataatttactagttATATGCAAcattacagaaatacgtcgaatcacgcgtggtagggataagaaaaagatggcgcgtaacggaaaaatgtcacgcgtaacgaaaaaatgttacactaaatttttttccaaccccgatatgtaaagaagtttcacttcaaaaaaattgttatttgctACAAGCTGATGTATGTGTACTGTTCATATTTCAGTAATGATTATCTATTTTATCTAACGAACTTTTCGGACATACACGGCGGCAGTGATTAAATAAgtgtaaaacatttatttcagtgTGGGACCACTCTAAGCTAAGTAAGTTCAACTTCACGTGGTGGGATGTCACAACGTTCTTACCATACACAGAAGAGACGTCTTTCGAAAACTCTCTCATGACTCAGAGAAGTGGAGCCTTACAATTATCTTCATTGAAAAGTGTCTATCAATCCCTCACAACCAATGCTAGAggaatattcaatattattattgaatatcaGCTCGAAAACCAGAAGCAGGCGCATTATCAaggtaaaatttcttttaaccgtattacaaatttaatattataggtattactGTATTCAAAACTTCATGAAAGACTTGTTTCAATGTGTGCATGATACCTTCAGCATTACATCTATTTTCAATTATCAAAAAACTTGATATGTACCCAAGTATGTACCTATCATGATTTTGGTAATATCAAAGTTAAACTAGCAGATAAATTAACCTTTTATCGAAGATGTTTTGTAATATGATAACCTTATTACAATAGATAGTGCCTTGTAAATTTGAATgtcacatttattttttgtatgtttatatttttattcacaccTCTGTGAAGAATCACAAGCCTTTAAACATACATAGACAGATATGTCCCATTGAATGTGCAAGTTATTGGTCTCAGGTATACATTGAGCAtgtttaataaagttaatttttaccATTATTTTTACAGGTCTGGCATTCAAGGATCTGTACTCCAAGTCAAGAGAACAATTCTTAGTAAGTTCCGAGTTGGCATTGAGAGCTCAACTTACAGAATTCTTGGATCATAAACTCGTGAAAATAAAACGTACACTGGATGGTAGCGAAAATCTAGTTATTCCTATAGAAAGTGCCTTATTGCAACAGTTTTTGGAACAGAATCAATGAAGGAATGCATGTgtgaataaaacaattaatattgtatttatcttttattttacaatcccAGAAATAAAGTCTTAATaggattatataatatatatcaacAGGCCAAGTTGTAAATTACTTAAACTTAATGacttacataatacaataaaattattaactaaaattCTCTTCAACATATCTGGCACTTTCACCATGATGCATCAACCaaacatttcataaattatcaTTGATATTATACATACGTGCATAAATTGCTcttttaagatttaaaaaatagtgtagaaaaatattctctGAACTCATCAGATGTTCGACAATTTAGTctaaatatgattttattaattattatctacgcCCGTTGGTGTTTCTATGTAAACTGATGAGCATCGTTATCATTAGTGAGATTACAAATTTACTGGCACACAAAACCCATTTCAATGTGGGTTCTGTATCATGTTGTTTGCCTAAAATCTCATTTTATACATCATTAtcgtattttgtaaaaaagaaacttacattatttttgtttgtcaaTATACTAGGTAATTgacaaaatgtattttgtattatgaGACATTTTTGTCGCATTAgaatcaacaaaaaataaaccaaCAAATTCACTAGaattttacaactttataGAAAATgggaatattttttcatagaaacaatATGTTTATGATCACAATGTCTACTGAATATACAGGCGGAAATCCCCACATCggaattttgtaattaaaggAATGAGGGCacatcatatattttaatttatccaagtttatttacttaattctatgttaacatttaaattgtagATTTTGAGAGCTATTTAATTCTAAAATCATGCACTTTCATTTCAATGATTAGACTAAAATTAAGCATGtcaatagaataaaaaattattacataaacaattCAATCGAAACATCAACTTGTCGGACAACAAACTCCAAATGTGACACAACAGACATCACATGATTtatgatgataaaatattcCATCAACGGTTAAAAGTCCACGCGGGTAACAAGACAGAGCCTCATTAGATGGAACAATCTCACGAATGACAACTACAGGTGATATTCAATGTACCGTGTTCGACCTCTGCCGGAGAACGGGCGAAAAGCGTGACCCGACACATTCGTTTGGTTTCTCACAATTATggataaatgtaatttgaacaTTGTATTTTGTGCAACAAagttaagattttattggtgttAAAGACGCTCAAATTTCTAATAGATTTTTACagcgtaaaataaaaaatcagaAGTAGGTTTTAACACATATAATAACAGAACAAAGTCACGCTCGGAGGCCGCCCGCAATCGGCCGAGGAATGGTTTATTGTCCGATGCATCGGAGCTCTGTACACTTACGAACTAGTAAGATGACTCCGCTTAAGGCAACAAACAATCAATTCTCGTCCTCGTCTTCGTGTTTTCGCTTTTTACCCCGAGTACTCTCTTCGGGATGGTCGTTCTCTTCGCCACCTGTtcgattaaattaaaatattaaatcgaaatattaaatttgcaataaattatattaaacaaaaaaaagtcgCCGTTTCGTGTATTTACATGGTATAAACCAGGTAAACTAGCTAACCAGCTACCAGCAGGTTGGTATAAACCTAAAACTGTTCAAACAGTAAATAACTAGCTATTTATGCTCCCTTCAGCTCCAAtaattgattataaataacttaacaTTCATgcttctttaattttaaacaatataagtatagtTAATACTTCTTCATTTCgatataaactaatatttggATACCTATCggaaaattaaaagtttttaagaTTATAAATACCTTGTGCTTTGGAGTTGGGCTCTTTGTCAGCGTCATTCTCACCGTCTTCATCACCTTCATCATCATAATCGTCCTCCTCCTCCTCCACATCGGAGCCCTCGTACACTGAACTCGCTGAACTCTCCTCCTCtgtgatataaataatattgttggtacatataaattactagatttccgcccgtgttttgaaagaaaaacccgcataatttccTGTTCTTGttggatttctgggataaaaagtaCCCTACgtcttagagctagcgcgcaagagcaacttttgtctccgcaactattttgtctctcccgtCAACTCTGtaggaagttgcgtcgctacgtgcgcgcatttcttactagcccatagagttgatgggagagacaaaatagttgcggagacaaaagttgctcttgcgcgctagctcttattctgggtcttcagctacgtacataccaaatttcattgtaatcggttcagtagtatttgcgtgaaagaataacaaacatccatctatcctcacaaactttcgcatttacaatattataagtaggatAACCACtgtcatataaataatattgttagttGTGTAACTCCTTATGATGAATTATAAGTATGTAAAACTTTCAACTTATATGCAAAGAACTTCATTGAAATCTAAACGAATATCAACATTATCAATTAGAtttactaatataaaatttgattgTATGTAGCCAAAGTTTTGTCAGTGGTATGataattatgcaaataatcttgtaaaagttgatattataaaatatgaataaagaaaacatttgtGCTATTGCACTTctatatcctactaatattataaatgcgaaagtttgtgaggatgtgtgtgtgtgtttgttactctttcacgcaaatagcacacatatagagggtaacttggattatactacataggataggttttatcccggaaatcccacgggaacgggaactatgcgggtttttctttgaaatcgtgggcgaagccgcgggcggaattcTAGTTGTGTATATGTGCGAGTGAGCAAAATTGCGATTAGattcttaaattataattgaactGGTGTTTGCTCTGTGTTTTTGCCCTCTTCTAGATATAAGCTGCTATTCAGCTGTTCCCACTGTATCAATGCTTCgaaatacaagtgataactgcattaaaaacaaccgacttcaaacttgcacttgcatttatgcccataaaataaaaactactgggcctatccgaataaaatttttatacttttagacaccatcccgcatcgaacaaaaaaagaatcacgtaaatcggttcagaaacctcggagtaatcggtgtacatacataaaaaaaaaacataccggccgaattgataacctcctccttttttgaagtcggttaaaaataaactatattataaaattaggtCACATTTAATTGTTACATTTGTATTAAACACACTTGAATAAAATACTTAGATTAAAAGATCACTTGTGTATCTAAATTCCAATTTATAAATGATCATAATCATAACAACCAAATTGTGACATTCCATACCAAATACAAAACATATCAATGCTTACCCTATACATAAGTGAAATTGTATTGTAACACAGGAATATCACAAATTATTCTTCTTGACAGATCATAAGTGAAAATAACTACACTTTAACAAACTAATAAACCTtaagtttaaatgtaaaaatatgtaggtcaCATACTAAGAAATAAGTTCGTCAGTCATTGATTATTTCTAATTACTCCTTGCCAAAACTGTAGTGCAATGTgcttaatttaaattctatataattttgtaaaccttatttctaaattcaaatcatttattgcaaaccaatacatttttacatatttatacctTATGCAGGTATTGCAATACAATAGGTCAtactacctatatttaaattacatcatattattaaataaataactaaataagaAACTTACCTAAATTAGCGTTATAGACTGCACTAAGAGAAAGATCGTCATCTTCCTCATCTACATCTGAACCTGTAACAAgcaatgaatttatttttagtttatagtttatagGACATAGCTTTACTATAAGAGTAGTTAATTGtgcaatataaatacataaataaagaattattctTGTCTGAGGATCAAAATCATCAATGCAAGCTTACACTAACAAGAAGAATTTGTTGtagaacaattttttatacacttgatataataagtttataaaagGGTCTCTACTTCACACAACTGTAGTATGAAAAAATTTCATAACAGAAGCGACTTCACATAGTCAAGCTGATTTTGGCTTAACATTTGACATAAGCATCACAAAAAATGAGCATGATGCTTACTTTTCAAAAGATAGCCCATATGAAATAGGAGGCCGTATACAGTGTACATTGTTACAAGTAAAGAAGACTTCTGTTCTGCTGGCCTCATTGCTAATGTATCGTCATCTATTACAAGTGGGCCGAGATCAATACCGAGATCTGTAATTCAGTAGAAACTGTGAATGCGGGTTCTTAACCAACTTTTAAGCTAGTTCTATTGACTTATGATAAAGAGAAAAATGAATAGCTAGTTCTATACCTCAGGCCCCTGCTTATAATAGTATCTGGAGTGATTCAATCACATAgaaatcaaagaaaaaaggaaaatagtatattttttggaaTTCTTATAGCAAGAAAGATAACTATAGCGAAGATAAAGTGTGACTTATTATAGTAttcatttaacatattttatgattttggGTTGTAGTATTCACAAGAAGTTGCACGTATCAATATCTCTTAATAGCAAATGAAatagtttcatatttataaaatagagaaacaattaaatactaatccctcagcccccggaatagaacacagacacaatagaaaatggccgctcggtggtcaaGGGGCTAATAgcttatacagggtgtcccactattggtatactaagctcgaAGGGACTTTTAGTTTTGCATACaatgatcacgtaaaaaatacttaaacaacaatattacatcaaaaaaaaaatgtctaaatTTTATACCacttcgctaatgtgagcattttgtctataaaaacataatcttaaacgataggtCACATGCTGGTAGCAAAGCTGGGCGGGTTGCTTtttatgggtgtacacatagagtttttagaattcatctatttgaaaaaaaaactgcatctggaattttataagtattttttacgtactcagcgtatgcaaaactataacctcctttgagcttagtataccaacagtgggacatcctgtatataaattattttctccaAAGACTATGAATGTGTTCAAGACATTGTTTAATACAAACCTTCTTCTTCACTATCATTGTTTCCGTTCATCTCATCTTCCTCCTCCACATCACTGTCCTCTGCTTCTACATCATCTTTGTCAAATctgaaacattatat is a window from the Colias croceus chromosome 7, ilColCroc2.1 genome containing:
- the LOC123692969 gene encoding origin recognition complex subunit 2 isoform X2; translated protein: MSKHLKLTFNLGKDDDENKEENVPSTPRRATRHRNTPKRYSEFFAKSPVKRQTVNDIISSDEEFQVETPIQKSKALFGSDDVEGQDMYKFQSRYSRLGLQNKVKAAIGNSPSISSPMKTPRKSINMNKVEATPKQVVSLFKKRIIQEVDSDSGDSDFSGSSSDFVPDKSDEESEASSNSESEAEEQPQQISKPVRNRGNRMKQKDSEYIVTPDNYFMMHSSKKITTSDHTLSRLKNMNLNDNIKDIDVHISEQHQTCIKDLMKSYDYLFDRWLYVLSENFNIILYGIGSKRSILHKFQQEKLHSTPCIVINGFFPSLTIKNVLEAIVVDLLGNTHVPSNTSDVIQIIDSQLSENETDLFLIIHNIDGTMLRNSKAQSVLAGISQLKNVHTIATIDHINAPLLWDHSKLSKFNFTWWDVTTFLPYTEETSFENSLMTQRSGALQLSSLKSVYQSLTTNARGIFNIIIEYQLENQKQAHYQGLAFKDLYSKSREQFLVSSELALRAQLTEFLDHKLVKIKRTLDGSENLVIPIESALLQQFLEQNQ
- the LOC123692969 gene encoding origin recognition complex subunit 2 isoform X1, which translates into the protein MSKHLKLTFNLGKDDDAENKEENVPSTPRRATRHRNTPKRYSEFFAKSPVKRQTVNDIISSDEEFQVETPIQKSKALFGSDDVEGQDMYKFQSRYSRLGLQNKVKAAIGNSPSISSPMKTPRKSINMNKVEATPKQVVSLFKKRIIQEVDSDSGDSDFSGSSSDFVPDKSDEESEASSNSESEAEEQPQQISKPVRNRGNRMKQKDSEYIVTPDNYFMMHSSKKITTSDHTLSRLKNMNLNDNIKDIDVHISEQHQTCIKDLMKSYDYLFDRWLYVLSENFNIILYGIGSKRSILHKFQQEKLHSTPCIVINGFFPSLTIKNVLEAIVVDLLGNTHVPSNTSDVIQIIDSQLSENETDLFLIIHNIDGTMLRNSKAQSVLAGISQLKNVHTIATIDHINAPLLWDHSKLSKFNFTWWDVTTFLPYTEETSFENSLMTQRSGALQLSSLKSVYQSLTTNARGIFNIIIEYQLENQKQAHYQGLAFKDLYSKSREQFLVSSELALRAQLTEFLDHKLVKIKRTLDGSENLVIPIESALLQQFLEQNQ